Proteins from a single region of Manis javanica isolate MJ-LG chromosome 5, MJ_LKY, whole genome shotgun sequence:
- the CISD2 gene encoding CDGSH iron-sulfur domain-containing protein 2: MVLESVARIVKVQLPAYLKRLPIPESVTGFARLTVAEWLRLLPVLGVLALLGYLAVRPFLLKKKQQKDSLINLKIQKENPKVVNEINIEDLCLTKAAYCRCWRSKTFPACDGSHNKHNELTGDNVGPLILKKKEV, translated from the exons ATGGTGCTGGAGAGTGTGGCCCGCATCGTGAAGGTGCAGCTCCCCGCGTATCTCAAGCGGCTCCCAATTCCCGAGAGCGTCACCGGGTTCGCCCGGCTCACAG TTGCAGAATGGCTCAGGCTGTTGCCTGTCCTCGGAGTGCTTGCTCTACTTGGCTACCTTGCAGTTCGTCCATTCCTCCTGAAGAAGAAACAACAGAAGGATAGCTTGATTAATcttaaaatacaaaaggaaaatccCAAAGTGGTGAATGAGATAAACATTGAAGATTTGTGTCTTACTAAAGCCGCTTACTGTAGGTGTTGGCGTTCTAAGACG tttcctgcctgtgatggctcacataataaacacaaTGAATTGACAGGAGATAATGTGGGCCCACTAatactgaagaagaaagaagtataA